One window of the Trachemys scripta elegans isolate TJP31775 chromosome 13, CAS_Tse_1.0, whole genome shotgun sequence genome contains the following:
- the AGRP gene encoding agouti-related protein, whose product MLNMLLLSWGVLQGIQAILSSDLGSSHLSEMRPSLDGADSSSYPSLLRKLKEAPVGPAGTLPRPGFDRMAMELRVADEDLMQEASVLEPEVLSAALGAQGREERSPRRCVRLLESCLGHQLPCCDPCATCYCRFFNAFCYCRKINATFPCGKN is encoded by the exons ATGCTGAATATGCTGTTGCTGAGttggggggtgctgcagggaatCCAGGCCATCCTCTCCTCTGACCTCGGCAGCAGTCACCTGTCAGAGATGCGCCCCAGTCTGGATGGGGCAGACAGTTCCAGCTACCCCAGCCTTCTGCGGAAACTCAAGGAGGCCCCCGTGGGGCCCGCAG GGACTTTACCAAGGCCTGGGTTTGACAGGATGGCTATGGAGCTCCGCGTAGCTGATGAGGACCTCATGCAGGAAGCCAGTGTACTGGAGCCAGAG GTGTTGTCTGCTGCACTGGGGGCTCAGGGACGAGAGGAGCGCTCTCCACGCAGATGCGTCCGCCTGCTGGAATCCTGCCTTGGGCACCAGCTCCCCTGCTGTGATCCTTGTGCCACCTGCTACTGCCGCTTCTTCAATGCCTTTTGCTATTGCAGGAAAATCAATGCCACGTTCCCATGTGGCAAGAACTAG